A DNA window from Cutaneotrichosporon cavernicola HIS019 DNA, chromosome: 2 contains the following coding sequences:
- a CDS encoding uncharacterized protein (GAL4-like Zn(II)2Cys6 (or C6 zinc) binuclear cluster DNA-binding domain), with protein sequence MQATPPYDDILEDETLAPLKRNHACLQCKRRKVKCDGVRPTCNPCLRSHAHALRSAQRNKSRSPALVCTYADNDDVILEAEPERKRVSLGSASTSAAKLKKQAVGGGERNFQREKERRGAEERDTLKARIAELEARLADLSTNEIIPNGSLNRSKSESPENIPMIDTKVLNGNAAWTIPMQAFPASLAGFDSQPSTAAPILSIEAGEPGLFQSFDFSNLLMLPNNWPRNLPSPAILEHLIETFFQSEPQLPRMIHRATLLSRIRLAPNHPDFPAPELLHAICAAAAPHTACVNTLNPLDIDDIRRAHIESGMDLETASDFATAQCEAAERCIRYKTLVSGMLHGQPLFDVVRAHIILSQIYLNAGLALRGWMTGALAGRIIKALEISTRNLRKADKPPLMDAPESDREREERVATVWIAYILEASFASNACWASSLTLDEIFIRLPTSSNEWNQRVDQTGYMKENPQTAHDPNVLVYHPVPDPFVLVVKSSLLLGRIASWVYDWNQRVVQPGDAYEGMKLPAFLKLVNDIDAFQSHLPPELKNVYRLIDSGNMGQFTADLLSVHVFPNLALMLLHEPFMEWGNEEGPNMGAIAAVQNAFERIMGIVHLVPSQLDITMLFTPMLAFSLFSVGRIVSKFACRASKSEQYALAMRWRADLISINGLLGRYAEKHALGIHLQVFIASHVKMHEEGRQDMMSMKEICLADVKGSIPSASASVKTPGTNSDTDMGTRSSEASVSGTATTSPSVPTSLGRTPESIDAMDAATYSSGSASTTHLTPDYLQPQNMQQTLGRQDGGGYDPSVFEFFDQTAAAQAQAAMCDMTTKMPDGPQSPLSELLAGLNANNMGPGGTPNGFVNLMGDIPGWNYNQFAN encoded by the exons ATGCAAGCGACCCCTCCGTACGATGAcatcctcgaggatgaAACGTTGGCGCCACTCAAGCGTAACCATGCTTGCCTTCAG TGCAAGCGTCGCAAAGTCAAGTGCGATGGTGTGCGGCCGACGTGTAACCCATGCTTGCGCTCGCATGCACACGCCCTCCGTTCCGCCCAGCGCAACAAGAGCCGGTCGCCGGCACTGGTGTGCACATACGCTGACAACGACGATGTgatcctcgaggccgagccagAGCGGAAACGTGTGAGCTTGGGCTCGGCTTCGACGTCGGcagccaagctcaagaagcaAGCcgtgggtggcggcgagcgcaacTTCCAGCGTGAGAAGGAGCGCCGTGGCGCTGAGGAGCGTGACACACTGAAGGCGCGCATCG CGGAGCTCGAGGCACGTCTGGCTGACCTCTCGACCAACGAGATTATCCCAAACGGCTCCTTGAACCGTTCCAAGTCGGAATCGCCAGAGAACATTCCCATGATCGACACCAAGGTGCTGAACGGGAATGCTGCGTGGACCATACCGATGCAGGCCTTCCCTGCGTCGCTTGCGGGTTTCGACTCTCAGCCGTCCACTGCCGCACCCATTCTCAGCATAGAAGCCGGCGAGCCTGGCCTGTTCCAGTCGTTCGACTTCTCCAACCTGCTTATGCTGCCGAACAACTGGCCCAGGAATTTGCCGTCGCCAG CAATTCTGGAACATCT CATTGAGACGTTCTTCCAGAGCGAGCCGCAGCTGCCCCGCATGATTCACCGCGCAaccctcctctcccgcaTCCGGCTGGCACCCAACCACCCCGATTTCCCTGCCCCCGAGCTGCTCCATGCGATCTGCGCTGCGGCCGCTCCGCACACTGCCTGTGTCAACACCCTCAATCCGCTGGACATCGACGACATTCGCCGCGCGCATATTGAATCCGGGATGGACCTGGAGACGGCGAGTGACTTTGCGACGGCCCAGtgcgaggccgccgagcgctGTATACGCTACAAGACACTTGTCAGTGGCATGCTCCATGGCCAGCCGCTGTTCGACGTTGTCCGGGCACAT ATCATTCTGAGCCAAATCTACCTCAATGCCGGCCTGGCTCTGCGCGGCTGGATGACCGGGGCCCTCGCCGGTCGCATcatcaaggcgctcgagatcTCCACCCGGAATCTGCGCAAGGCAGACAAGCCTCCCCTCATGGATGCCCCCGAGAGTGACCGCGaacgcgaggagcgcgtcgcaACCGTATGGATAGCATATATTCTCGAGGCGAGCTTCGCGAGCAACGCATGCTGGGCATCCAGCCTCACTCTTGACGAAATCTTCATTCGCTTGCCGACAAGCAGTAACGAGTGGAaccagcgcgtcgaccaAACTGGATACATGAAGGAGAACCCGCAGACCGCGCACGACCCCAACGTACTTGTCTACCACCCTGTTCCCGATCCCTTCGTTCTTGTTGTCAAGTCGTCCTtgctcctcggccgtaTTGCGAGCTGGGTGTACGATTGGAACCAGCGTGTCGTCCAACCAGGTGACGCGTACGAGGGCATGAAGCTGCCAGCGTTCCTCAAGCTAGTCAATGATATTGATGCGTTCCAATCGCACCTTCCACCCGAGCTCAAGAATGTCTACCGTCTCATCGACTCGGGCAACATGGGCCAATTCACTGCCGACCTGTTGAGTGTCCACGTTTTCCCGAACCTCGCTCTCATGCTCCTCCACGAGCCATTCATGGAGTGGGGCAACGAGGAGGGACCGAACATGGGGGCGATTGCGGCAGTCCAAAACGCTTTTGAGCGGATTATGGGCATCGTGCACCTCGTCCCTTCCCAACTGGACATTACGATGTTGTTCACCCCAATGCTGGCGTTCTCGCTGTTCTCCGTTGGGCGGATCGTTAGCAAGTTTGCCTGCCGCGCAAGTAAGAGTGAACAATACGCGCTCGCTATGCGCTGGCGCGCGGACCTCATTAGCATCAACGGCCTGCTCGGCCGCTACGCCGAGAAGCATGCGCTCGGTATCCACCTCCAAGTCTTCATTGCTTCGCATGTCAAGATGCACGAGGAGGGTCGCCAGGATATGATGAGCATGAAGGAGATTTGCCTTGCCGACGTTAAGGGATCTATCCCAAGCGCTTCAGCCAGCGTCAAGACTCCGGGCACCAACTCGGACACGGACATGGGAACGCGATCTTCGGAGGCCTCTGTCTCTGGTACGGCTACGACGTCTCCGTCGGTGCCCACTTCCCTGGGGCGGACACCTGAAAGCATAGACGCGATGGATGCGGCAACCTACTCATCTGGCAGCGCCAGTACGACACACCTCACTCCCGACTATCTCCAGCCACAAAACATGCAGCAAACCCTCGGGAGACAAGATGGCGGAGGCTATGATCCATCCGTCTTCGAGTTCTTCGATCAGACGGCGGCTGCGCAAGCCCAGGCGGCGATGTGTGACATGACAACCAAGATGCCTGACGGCCCACAGAGTCCGCTCTCGGAGCTGCTCGCCGGCCTAAACGCCAACAACATGGGCCCAGGTGGCACACCGAATGGCTTTGTGAATCTTATGGGAGATATTCCAGGGTGGAACTACAACCAGTTTGCGAACTAG
- a CDS encoding uncharacterized protein (Amidase): MHSSTIKAKTGKTEEHERLVAEMEAELGTSITSQEDLDILGTSPQDIVANLKAGKEGWSCERVMTVYIRSACAAHRKTNCLTEVMFHKGLEEARAKDAARAAGEEPKGAFWGLPSSFKDTYNIVGVDTSLGCTPHCFQPTTDPDKEGTLVKLCRAQGGIPFCKTNIPQTLLAFESSNPIFGAASNPYSSARTCGGSSGGEAALVTLRGTPLGWGSDIGGSLRIPAAYSGCVALKPALGRWPGAGQRPVVKGFEGIKPVVGPMARNVDDLTFASKAMIDAVMENIENHDYVQVENVVPLPWREAMLPKRMRIGYWLEDGVVRASPAAQRAVREVVAALEKEGHELVLWQPPNVAEVLKIFVALLSFDGFKQLLSNIGSDPMEPAMFLVTLGPRLPAFARWLVNNLVHYFARDPLFASVFSASKRKTIEEYVHWVDQRDQYIKTFRRAAWQEEKFDFLICPPQAVPALEHGRTKDLSPLCLATVMFNIVDSTAGVLPVTRVDAERDAAPANFLEGSTGSWILEKKVYGGTDPAYDAAKMAGLPVGVQVVGRQFEDERVLALMKIIEGAVAYDA, translated from the exons ATGCACTCCTCGACCATCAAGGCAAAAACCGGCAAGACTGAGGAGCacgagcgcctcgtcgccgagatggaggcTGAGCTCGGCACCTCTATCACTTCACAGGAGGACCTCGACATCCTAGGCACCAG CCCACAGGACATTGTGGCCAACCTCAAGGCTGGCAAGGAAGGATGGAGCTGTGAGCGTGTTATGACTGTCTAC ATCCGCTCCGCTTGCGCCGCGCACCGCAAGACCAACTGTCTCACGGAGG TAATGTTCCACAAAGGCCTTGAGGAGGCTCGtgccaaggacgccgcgcgagcggccggcgaggagccCAAGGGGGCGTTCTGGGgccttccctcttccttcaAGG ACACATACAACATCGTGGGAGTGGACACGTCACTGGGCTGCACTCC ACACTGCTTCCAGCCCACCACTGATCCTGACAAGGAGGGCACG ctcgtcaagctctGCCGCGCACAGGGCGGCATTCCGTTTTGCAAGACCAACATCCCGCAGACGCTACTCGCGTTCGAGAGCTCGAACCCGATCTtcggcgccgcctcgaACCCCTACTCGTCCGCGCGGACGTGTGGTGGGTCGTCGGGCGGtgaggcggcgctcgtgACACTGCGTGGCACACCGTTGGGATGGGGCTCAGACA TTGGAGGATCGCTGCGCATTCCCGCCGCTTACTCGGGATGCGTGGCCCTCAAGCCCGCCCTGGGCCGTTGGCCGGGCGCCGGCCAGCGCCCCGTCGTGAAGGGCTTCGAGGGTATCAAGCCTGTCGTGGGTCCGATGGCACgcaacgtcgacgacctgaCGTTTGCGTCCAAGGCCATGATCGACGCGGTCATGGAGAACATAGAGAACCACGACTACGTGCAGGTTGAGAACGTCGTGCCACTCCCTTGGCGCGAGGCCATGCTCCCAAAGCGCATGCGCATCGGATACTggctcgaggacggggtGGTCCGAGCTAGTCCTGCCGCCCAGCGCGCCGTGCGCGAAGTCGTGGCTGCactcgagaaggagggccACGAACTCGTGTTGTGGCAGCCGCCTAACGTTGCTGAGGTGCTAAAGATTTTCGTTGCCCTCCTCAGCTTTGACGGGTTCAAGCAGCTCCTGTCCAACATCGGAAGCGATCCGATGGAGCCAGCGATGTTCCTCGTGACGCTGGGCCCGCGTCTCCCTGCGTTCGCTAGATGGCTCGTCAACAACCTCGTGCACTACTTCGCCAGAGACCCCCTTTTCGCGAGCGTGTTCT CCGCGTCCAAGCGCAAAACCATTGAAGAGTACGTGCACTGGGTTGACCAGCGCGACCAGTATATCAAGACGttccgccgcgccgcgtggCAGGAGGAGAAGTTTGATTTCCTGATCTGTCCGCCTCAGGCTGTCCCGGCCCTTGAGCATGGGCGTACCAAGGACCTCTCGCCCCTGTGCCTCGCCACCGTCATGTTCAATATTGTCGACAGCACGGCCGGCGTGCTCCCGGTCACGCGAGTCGAtgctgagcgcgacgccgcgccggcTAACTTCCTCGAAGGGAGTACGGGCTCGTGGAtcctcgagaagaaggtTTATGGCGGCACCGATCCCGCATACGACGCAGCCAAGATGGCGGGCCTGCCTGTCGGTGTGCAGGTTGTTGGTCGCCAGTTTGAAGACGAGCGCGTGCTCGCTCTCATGAAGATCATCGAGGGTGCGGTGGCGTACGACGCGTAG
- a CDS encoding uncharacterized protein (Expressed protein) — MTSRPQIDSLLEPRRQVALPDSPPLTPPQFKDQFAASSKDTMSSCPAPAPLTVSEEYNHAEGGPLNPEDIPRQSGHVGLGLGFSTNVSTAYMTRNKNTASDLLRAVKGGPLSGVWVRVPRRVRPILLAATSLVAIMLIFISRSVAAPPIPQFAAPAAFRRNYDLYGINDEPEVIIHRPPPPPPSADALVFETPRDELLALIAFITAATGNSLPPSVDPSETIDMDVLVGFDPAAPGAANDLEFLKDEVIAQHPLVLFGRMRDPWHQELVRALEEWVIVPTPLVVEVDERGDTATFEPVLERLLGTNEPQLVLAGISLGTAQDVLGLDSDELRKKLEKTELVSMTLAKKKKKHAAQAEKVRNHRVLRPQGMGDY, encoded by the exons ATGACCTCT CGCCCACAGATCgacagcctcctcgagccTCGGCGACAGGTCGCACTCCCCGACTCACCACCCCTCACTCCCCCACAGTTCAAGGACCAGTTCGCCGCCTCTAGCAAAGACACAATGTCGTCGTgccccgctcccgctccacTCACTGTCTCTGAAGAATACAACCACGCCGAAGGCGGGCCCCTAAACCCAGAGGATATCCCGCGGCAGTCGGGACACGTtggtctcggtctcggtTTCTCCACCAATGTCTCGACGGCCTACATGACGCGCAACAAGAACACGGCCAGCGACCTGCTTCGCGCTGTCAAGGGCGGCCCTCTGAGCGGCGTGTGGGTCCGTGTTCCCCGTCGCGTCCgccccatcctcctcgccgcgacCTCGCTGGTGGCCATCATgctcatcttcatctcgcgctcggtcGCCGCACCACCCATCCCTCAATTTGCGGCACCCGCCGCTTTCCGCCGCAACTACGACCTGTACGGCATCAACGATGAGCCCGAAGTCATCATccaccgcccaccacctcctcctccctcggCTGACGCATTGGTCTTCGAGACTCctcgcgacgagctgctggcCTTGATCGCATTCATCACGGCGGCAACGGGTAACTCGCTCCCCCCGTCGGTCGACCCATCCGAGACGATTGACATggacgtcctcgtcggcttTGATCCCGCCGCTCCTGGGGCGGCAAACGACCTCGAgttcctcaaggacgaggtcatTGCGCAACACCCGCTCGTGTTGTTCGGCCGGATGCGCGACCCATGGCACCAGGAGCTCGTGCGCGCTCTTGAGGAGTGGGTAATTGTCCCCACACCCTTAGTTGTCgaagtcgacgagcgcggcgacacgGCCACCTTTGAGCCTGTTCTCGAACGTCTCCTCGGCACCAATGAACCCCAACTCGTGTTGGCTGGTATCTCGCTCGGGACAGCACAGGAcgtccttggtctcgaCAGCGATGAACTTCGCAAAAAGCTCGAAAAGACGGAACTAGTTAGCATGACCCtcgcgaagaagaagaagaagcacgcggcgcaggccgagaaggtACGCAACCACCGCGTCCTCCGGCCCCAGGGCATGGGTGATTACTGA